In Methanocella sp., the sequence TGCCTTGATATACAAGGATATGACTAAATAGTATAAAAGTAAACTAAGTGGCTGTACATTTACAGCCACTTAAATATTTTTTAGTGGTTAACGTAAAAATGGTGTGGTGCAGGCATGAAATTACGAGACTATATCATTCGCAGACTTCTATTGCTCATCCCCGTATTGATCGGTGTTACATTCATCACATTCACACTATCGCATTTATCCGGCGACCCCGCTGCCGCCTGGATTACTGATAAAACACCCAAGTCCTTGTATCCCGTTATTTATGAGAAGCACCATCTCAATGACCCGATACCCATTCAATATCTATATTATCTCGATGATCTATCCCATTTTGACCTGGGCCTCTCCGCCTCAGAAGGCGGACGCCCGGTGGCCAATAGCCTGGCGGATTATTTCCCCGCGACGCTGGAGCTGACGATCTGTAGCATGATCTTGACGCTCCTGGTAGGGATATCGATCGGCGTCATCTCGGCCATAAAAAAAGATAAGGTGATCGACCATATCGTCCGTATCTTTAGCCTCTGTGGCGTTTCCGTTCCCATCTTCTGGTTCGCCCTGATACTCCAGTACGTATTCTATCTCCAGCTTGGCTGGCTACCGTTGGGCGGACGGCTTCCCATATTTATGTCTCCGCCGCCGCGGGTCACCGGGCTTTACCTGCTCGATAGCTCCCTCGCCGGCCAGTGGGATGTATTCACTCAGGCTCTGATCCATCTTATACTGCCGTCCTTCTGTCTCGGCTATTCGTCCCTGGCTATCTTCGCCCGTCTGACACGATCGAGCATGCTCGACGTGATGTCGCAAGATTTCATCCGGACGGCGCGCGCCAAGGGTCTCTCCGAGGCCACAGTCATCGTAAAGCATGGGCTCCGGAATGCCCTGATCCCCGCAGTGACAATGGCGGGGCTGGCATTTGGCGGCCTTTTGTCGGGGGCCGTGCTGACGGAAACAATTTTCATGTGGCCCGGGATTGGACGCTATTCGGTCCACGCCATATCATCTAATGATTTCCCCTCCATCATGGGATTTACGCTGATCGTCGTGTTCGCTTACGTCTTGATGAACCTCGTCGTGGATATCCTGTACGCTTATCTTGACCCGCGGGTCAAATTCGGGTGATCACGATGGCGGTCGATACAAAAGCAATCCTGGAAAAGCCGGTAGAAAAACCGAGCGAGCCGCCAAAGAAGAAGGGCTTCATAGATGAGTGGAAGGAAAAGCACGAGTCCCGGATCAAGGAGTTCCGGTATTCCTTCCACATGTTCTCGAGGAGCCCGCTGGCAATCGTCGGGCTGCTGACCGTTCTGGTATTCTTATTAATCATGATATTTGCCCCATACATCGCCCCATATGGGCCGATGGACTGGGATTGGAACCATATGAAGGAAGCGCCGAGCCTGCAGCACTTGTTTGGCACAGATGACCGGGGCGCTGATGTATTTAGCCGGGTCATCTGGGGCTCGCGGCTTTCTATGCCCGTGGGCTTCGCCGTCGTCATTTCCGCTGTCATCGTGGGAACGATTATCGGCATCATCTCAGGATATTATGGCGGCGCGGTCGATGAGCTAATGATGCGGATCACGGATATTTTCCTCTCCTTCCCATACCTGGTTCTGGCGATGGTCGTCTGTGCGGCGCTGGGCAGGAGCCTGGAAAATGTCATGTTTGCGATGACCATCACATGGTGGCCGTCCTATGCCCGTCTGGTACGGGGCCAGGTACTCTCCATCCGGGAGAATAAATATGTGGAAGCGGCCCGGGCGCTCGGCGCGAGCAATACGCGCATCATGTTTCGGCACATCCTGCCTAACTCGATCTCGCCCATCATCGTACAGGCGACAATGGATGTGGGCGGTGCTATCCTTACGGCGGCAGGCTTGAGCTTCATTGGCTTTGGCGCAAAGCCCGGCCAGGCGGAGTGGGGACGCATGGTGTCCGATGGTTCGAACTATTTCTTCGGCCAGTGGTGGATAGCCACGTTCCCCGGCCTCGTCATCCTGCTCATCACGCTGGGCTTCAACCTGTTCGGCGACGGCCTGCGAGATATTCTTGACCCGAAGTTGCGGCGCTGAGGTAGATAAAAATGTCTGATATTATTCTAAGTATTCGTGGCCTGAAGACGAACTTCTACACCTATACAGGCGTGGTTAAAGCGCTCGACGGAGTAAACCTGGATATTATCAAGGGCGAGACCATCGGCCTCGTCGGCGAAACTGGTTGCGGTAAGTCGGTCACGGCGCTCTCCATCCTGCGCCTGATCAAGTGGCCTCCGGGACGAATCGACGAGGGCAGCATCCTGTTTGATAATAAGGACCTGCTGAAGATCAATGAGAAAGAGATGCGAAACATTCGCGGCAATAAAATATCGATGATATTCCAGGAGCCCATGACCTCGTTTAACCCCGTGTACACCATCGGGGACCAGATCAGCGAAGTTCTCATTCTGCACCAGCACCTGAAAAAAGCCGACGCGAATAAAAAAGCGGTCGAGATGCTCAAATTCACCCAGGTGCCTGATCCCGAGCGAGTGGCAAAGAGCCATCCCTATGAACTCTCGGGCGGCATGCTCCAGCGGGCGATGATCGCCATGGCATTGTCGTGTCAGCCCCAGATCCTCATTGCGGACGAGCCGACTACGGCTCTGGACGTGACCATCCAGGCGCAGATACTGGAACTGATCCGCGATCTGAAGAATAAGATCAACGCCACTGTCCTCATCATCACGCATGACCTGGGCGTTGTGGCCGACATCTGTGACCGTGTAGGCGTCATGTATGCCGGCAACGTGATTGAGCTGGCCGACGTGCGATCGATTTTTTATAAGCCGCTCCACCCGTATACCGTAGGCCTGATCAGTTCCATACCCAAGATCACGCAAAACACGGACCGGCGGCTAGATACGATCCCCGGTTCCGTGCCTAACCTGATCACTCCTCCGCCGGGGTGTCGGTTCCATCCGCGCTGCAGTAAGGCGATGGATATATGCAAGGTCGAAAAGCCCGCTTGCCTCGAGATTGAGCCGGGCCATTTCGTCATGTGCCATCTATACGATGGAAAAGGTAAGGTGAGCTGAATGGCGACGAGCGATAAGCTTATCGAAGTTAAGGGCCTGAAGACCTATTTCCCTATCGTCGGCGGTATTTTTTCGCGTACCGTGCAGCAGGTAAAAGCGGTCGATAACGTGGACCTTTATATAAAAAAGGGCGAGACCCTGGGCCTTGTCGGCGAAAGCGGCTGTGGCAAGACCACCGTGGGCCGGACCATCCTGAGGCTGGTCGAGCCGACGGATGGCGAGATATACTTTAACAATGAGAATATCCTGAAATACAATAATAAGGACATGCGGAAGCTGCGCCACGATATGCAGATCGTGTTCCAGGACCCCACGTCGGCACTGAACCCCCGCATGCTGACAAAGGATATCATCGCGGAGCCGCTCATCATCAACGGCATGAAAAAAGGCCCCGAGCTGGATAAGCGTGTGAATGAGCTTTTGACGACCGTGGGCTTAAATCCCATGCATGCCTATCGGTATCCCCACGAGTTCAGCGGCGGCCAGCGGCAGCGCATCTGCATCGCCCGGGCCCTCGCGCTCAACCCCCAGTTCATCGTGCTCGATGAGCCCACGTCGTCGCTT encodes:
- a CDS encoding ABC transporter permease — encoded protein: MAVDTKAILEKPVEKPSEPPKKKGFIDEWKEKHESRIKEFRYSFHMFSRSPLAIVGLLTVLVFLLIMIFAPYIAPYGPMDWDWNHMKEAPSLQHLFGTDDRGADVFSRVIWGSRLSMPVGFAVVISAVIVGTIIGIISGYYGGAVDELMMRITDIFLSFPYLVLAMVVCAALGRSLENVMFAMTITWWPSYARLVRGQVLSIRENKYVEAARALGASNTRIMFRHILPNSISPIIVQATMDVGGAILTAAGLSFIGFGAKPGQAEWGRMVSDGSNYFFGQWWIATFPGLVILLITLGFNLFGDGLRDILDPKLRR
- a CDS encoding ABC transporter ATP-binding protein → MSDIILSIRGLKTNFYTYTGVVKALDGVNLDIIKGETIGLVGETGCGKSVTALSILRLIKWPPGRIDEGSILFDNKDLLKINEKEMRNIRGNKISMIFQEPMTSFNPVYTIGDQISEVLILHQHLKKADANKKAVEMLKFTQVPDPERVAKSHPYELSGGMLQRAMIAMALSCQPQILIADEPTTALDVTIQAQILELIRDLKNKINATVLIITHDLGVVADICDRVGVMYAGNVIELADVRSIFYKPLHPYTVGLISSIPKITQNTDRRLDTIPGSVPNLITPPPGCRFHPRCSKAMDICKVEKPACLEIEPGHFVMCHLYDGKGKVS
- a CDS encoding ABC transporter ATP-binding protein, giving the protein MATSDKLIEVKGLKTYFPIVGGIFSRTVQQVKAVDNVDLYIKKGETLGLVGESGCGKTTVGRTILRLVEPTDGEIYFNNENILKYNNKDMRKLRHDMQIVFQDPTSALNPRMLTKDIIAEPLIINGMKKGPELDKRVNELLTTVGLNPMHAYRYPHEFSGGQRQRICIARALALNPQFIVLDEPTSSLDVSVQSQILNELKDLQRELGLTYLFISHNLIVVKYLSDRVAVMYLGKIVESAKTDELFDKPLHPYTEALLSAIPVPDPDHKCCRIILEGDVPTPINPPSGCRFHTRCSKRMDICDKVEPELKDIGGEHFVACHLMDKQ
- a CDS encoding ABC transporter permease, which encodes MKLRDYIIRRLLLLIPVLIGVTFITFTLSHLSGDPAAAWITDKTPKSLYPVIYEKHHLNDPIPIQYLYYLDDLSHFDLGLSASEGGRPVANSLADYFPATLELTICSMILTLLVGISIGVISAIKKDKVIDHIVRIFSLCGVSVPIFWFALILQYVFYLQLGWLPLGGRLPIFMSPPPRVTGLYLLDSSLAGQWDVFTQALIHLILPSFCLGYSSLAIFARLTRSSMLDVMSQDFIRTARAKGLSEATVIVKHGLRNALIPAVTMAGLAFGGLLSGAVLTETIFMWPGIGRYSVHAISSNDFPSIMGFTLIVVFAYVLMNLVVDILYAYLDPRVKFG